Proteins encoded together in one Microplitis mediator isolate UGA2020A chromosome 7, iyMicMedi2.1, whole genome shotgun sequence window:
- the LOC130672251 gene encoding lethal(2) giant larvae protein-like isoform X5, translated as MLKFIRGKGQQPTAERQKLQKDLFAFRKTVQHGFPNKPTALAWDPSLRLMIIGTASGAIKVFGRPGVEFYGQHSTESGEIAVTKIIPLPNEGRVVSLCDDNSLHLWEINENSLVETKSLSLEGKLKKISAMCLESSGDHLLLGTEGGNIYLLDVKTFTMTDNIIYQDVVMQNVPEDYKKNPGAVEAIAEQPGHPDSILIGYNRGLMVLWNKATPGAQQLMGLFSRAQTFISAQQLESVHWVSENRFVSSHNDGSYAFWSPGSDVTSEPTTLYGPFPCKAVSKILVYTMSDDDEIILFSGGMPRSSFGDRHTITAMTKTKHVVFDLTSKVIDFFVVTPKVDEDSKDLSNSPEALIILAEEEVIAIDLTDPDWRMMALPYLVSLHASAVTCSQHVPNIPSELWDSVISAGKSQTEHLYSNKEWPIDGGILLCKKSPDDDKTKSREFLLTGHEDGTIRFWDASDVALTPLYKYNSSLIFTGEHLDVLEQSQDDDDDDDWPPFRKVGTFDPYSDDPRLAVKKVMLCPLSSTLIVAGTAGHIITANISSEQISKEIKAVTMNIVNDRDGFVWKGHDHLPVRTESVSFSVGFQPQSLVQLYPPAQVTALAIHTEWGLIAAGTAHGLAVFDYIRGKSVTVKCTLNPNDLSGSGDTPISRRKSFKKSLRESFRRLRKGRSQRRPNANTSPTRNTITVEKKKEISPVAASPSGDLSPIDIKPVERQVEARPVDDALGSMVRSVYFARSFIISMQNTTPTLWAGTNNGTVYVFTLGIPAGARRNEDDVNCTLGKEIQLKHRAPVIAITILDGSNVPLPEPFEVEKGVTAGPDMTAPHRVVIASEEQFKIFNLPSLKPFCKYKLTAHEGSRVRKTGFAKFTCPIEPAGVHEETCLLCLTNLGDCLVLGIPELRRQINAAAIKREDINGISSLTFTKAGEALYLHSSSELQRISVSATKGTRAHCALNLPPNARSVPEPPTPTEEVQDEVTVESPPEKETESQDNESAPAPRILENGVGSN; from the exons actgTTCAGCATGGGTTTCCAAACAAGCCTACAGCCTTGGCTTGGGACCCGAGTCTCAGGCTGATGATCATCGGCACAGCATCTGGAGCTATCAAAGT ttTTGGAAGACCTGGTGTCGAATTTTATGGACAACATTCAACAGAAAGTGGCGAGATTGCTGTTACTAAGATTATTCCTTTGCCAAATGAG gGTCGAGTGGTATCTCTGTGCGATGACAATTCATTACATCTCTGggaaattaatgaaaattctcTTGTCGAGACCAAGTCACTATCGCTGGAGGGTAAATTGAAGAAGATATCTGCCATGTGTCTTGAATCAAGTGGCGACCATCTGTTACTTGGTACTGAAGGTGGTAATATTTATCTACTTGATGTCAAGACCTTCACAATGACtgacaatattatttatcaggacGTTGTAATGCAAAA CGTTCCGGAAGATTACAAAAAGAATCCTGGCGCAGTTGAAGCCATTGCCGAACAACCTGGACACCCAGACAGTATCTTGATTGGTTACAACCGAGGATTGATGGTACTGTGGAACAAAGCGACTCCAGGTGCTCAGCag CTGATGGGTTTGTTTTCCCGTGCACAGACATTCATCTCAGCGCAGCAGTTGGAGTCAGTTCACTGGGTATCTGAGAATAGATTCGTTTCATCTCACAATGATGGATCCTATGCATTTTGGAGCCCTGGAAGTGATGTTACTTCAGAGCCAACGACACTTTATGGTCCATTCCCGTGTAAAGCTGTTTCGAAAATTCTTGTCTATACCATGTCAGA CGatgatgaaattattttattctccgGCGGGATGCCACGTTCGAGTTTCGGAGATCGACACACCATAACGGCAATGACAAAAACCAAGCATGTCGTTTTCGACTTGACTTCCAAGGTAATCGACTTTTTTGTAGTGACACCCAAGGTTGATGAAGACAGCAAAGATTTGTCAAACTCTCCGGAAGCATTGATTATCCTGGCAGAAGAAGAAGTTATTGCTATTGATCTTACCGATCCTGATTGGAGGATGATGGCCTTGCCTTATCTCGTTTCTCTTCACGCCAGTGCT GTTACTTGCTCCCAACATGTACCCAACATTCCTTCTGAATTATGGGACTCAGTAATATCCGCTGGAAAATCACAGACGGAACATTTGTATTCAAACAAAGAATGGCCTATTGATGGTGGAATATTgctctgtaaaaaatcaccagatgacgataaaacaaaatcccgtgaatttttattgacCGGTCACGAAGACGGAACAATAAGATTTTGGGATGCTTCTGACGTAGCGCTCACTCCCTTATACAAATACAATTCATCGCTAATATTCACTGGTGAACATCTCGACGTACTCGAACAGTCTCAAGACGACGACGATGATGACGATTGGCCGCCTTTCAGAAAAGTCGGTACATTCGATCCTTATTCAGATGACCCACGTCTCgctgttaaaaaagtaatgCTTTGTCCATTATCATCAACGCTCATAGTTGCCGGTACCGCTGGTCATATTATCACTGCAAACATATCATCCGAACAAataagtaaagaaataaaagcTGTAACTATGAATATTGTTAATGATCGCGATGGTTTCGTATGGAAAGGACACGATCATTTACCAGTTAGAACAGAGTCTGTTTCATTTAGCGTTGGCTTTCAACCGCAGAGTTTAGTCCAACTTTATCCACCCGCACAGGTAACAGCACTGGCTATTCACACTGAGTGGGGACTTATTGCTGCCGGTACTGCCCACGGTCTCGCAGTATTTGATTACATAAGAGGTAAATCAGTTACCGTTAAATGTACACTAAATCCCAATGATTTATCTGGATCGGGTGACACTCCAATATCTCGAAGAAAatcattcaaaaaatcattaagAGAATCATTCAGGCGACTTAGGAAGGGTAGATCGCAACGACGACCAAATGCAAATACAAGTCCCACGCGAAATACCATaaccgttgaaaaaaagaaagaaatatcACCAGTGGCAGCATCACCAAGTGGAGATTTATCTCCAATAGATATAAAACCTGTTGAACGACAAGTAGAAGCTCGTCCAGTTGACGATGCCTTGGGTTCAATGGTCCGTAGTGTTTATTTTGCTCGTAGTTTTATAATCAGCATGCAAAATACAACACCAACTCTTTGGGCAGGTACTAACAACGGTACTGTGTACGTATTTACGTTGGGTATTCCAGCTGGCGCGAGGCGTAACGAAGACGACGTAAATTGCACGCTTGGTAAAGAGATACAATTGAAGCATCGCGCTCCCGTGATTGCAATAACAATACTTGATGGTTCAAATGTCCCATTGCCGGAACCATTTGAGGTGGAGAAGGGCGTGACTGCTGGACCGGACATGACCGCACCTCATCGAGTTGTCATTGCCAGTGAAGAACAGTTTAAGATATTCAATCTTCCATCGCTGAAACCTTTTTGCAAATACAAGCTCACTGCTCACGAAGGCTCGAGAGTACGCAAAACAGGTTTTGCCAAGTTCACGTGCCCTATTGAACCCGCGGGTGTACACGAAGAAACTTGTCTTCTTTGTCTTACTAATCTGGGTGATTGTCTTGTTCTTGGAATCCCGGAACTCAGAAGACAGATAAATGCTGCTGCAATTAAACGTGAAGATATAAATGGCATTTCGTCATTGACATTTACTAAGGCTGGAGAAGCATTATATCTTCATTCGAGCTCGGAATTACAGCGTATATCTGTGTCAGCGACTAAGGGAACGAGAGCACACTGTGCATTAAATTTACCACCAAATGCACGTTCAGTACCAGAACCACCGACACCCACTGAAGAAGTACAAGATGAGGTTACCGTTGAGTCGCCGCCTGAAAAAGAAACTGAGTCGCAGGATAACGAAAGCGCGCCAGCACCGCGGATTCTGGAAAATGGTGTTGGATCAA aTTAG
- the LOC130672251 gene encoding lethal(2) giant larvae protein homolog 1-like isoform X6, producing the protein MLKFIRGKGQQPTAERQKLQKDLFAFRKTVQHGFPNKPTALAWDPSLRLMIIGTASGAIKVFGRPGVEFYGQHSTESGEIAVTKIIPLPNEGRVVSLCDDNSLHLWEINENSLVETKSLSLEGKLKKISAMCLESSGDHLLLGTEGGNIYLLDVKTFTMTDNIIYQDVVMQNVPEDYKKNPGAVEAIAEQPGHPDSILIGYNRGLMVLWNKATPGAQQTFISAQQLESVHWVSENRFVSSHNDGSYAFWSPGSDVTSEPTTLYGPFPCKAVSKILVYTMSDDDEIILFSGGMPRSSFGDRHTITAMTKTKHVVFDLTSKVIDFFVVTPKVDEDSKDLSNSPEALIILAEEEVIAIDLTDPDWRMMALPYLVSLHASAVTCSQHVPNIPSELWDSVISAGKSQTEHLYSNKEWPIDGGILLCKKSPDDDKTKSREFLLTGHEDGTIRFWDASDVALTPLYKYNSSLIFTGEHLDVLEQSQDDDDDDDWPPFRKVGTFDPYSDDPRLAVKKVMLCPLSSTLIVAGTAGHIITANISSEQISKEIKAVTMNIVNDRDGFVWKGHDHLPVRTESVSFSVGFQPQSLVQLYPPAQVTALAIHTEWGLIAAGTAHGLAVFDYIRGKSVTVKCTLNPNDLSGSGDTPISRRKSFKKSLRESFRRLRKGRSQRRPNANTSPTRNTITVEKKKEISPVAASPSGDLSPIDIKPVERQVEARPVDDALGSMVRSVYFARSFIISMQNTTPTLWAGTNNGTVYVFTLGIPAGARRNEDDVNCTLGKEIQLKHRAPVIAITILDGSNVPLPEPFEVEKGVTAGPDMTAPHRVVIASEEQFKIFNLPSLKPFCKYKLTAHEGSRVRKTGFAKFTCPIEPAGVHEETCLLCLTNLGDCLVLGIPELRRQINAAAIKREDINGISSLTFTKAGEALYLHSSSELQRISVSATKGTRAHCALNLPPNARSVPEPPTPTEEVQDEVTVESPPEKETESQDNESAPAPRILENGVGSTHSGETSKDSTLRPGASSSDVNGEDDRQDRSSIGDITIDSVKDHLLNATSSEDLHNRLAGLKMEVTSRTSEISTQNQSLVVKTTTVISQTSSNGTANGDVETTEMNESQQVNSTSIEREIRSGTETTTTHATITLPPNVEISAADLANLETVQTTTITTEKSKTPVTRSEEVRS; encoded by the exons actgTTCAGCATGGGTTTCCAAACAAGCCTACAGCCTTGGCTTGGGACCCGAGTCTCAGGCTGATGATCATCGGCACAGCATCTGGAGCTATCAAAGT ttTTGGAAGACCTGGTGTCGAATTTTATGGACAACATTCAACAGAAAGTGGCGAGATTGCTGTTACTAAGATTATTCCTTTGCCAAATGAG gGTCGAGTGGTATCTCTGTGCGATGACAATTCATTACATCTCTGggaaattaatgaaaattctcTTGTCGAGACCAAGTCACTATCGCTGGAGGGTAAATTGAAGAAGATATCTGCCATGTGTCTTGAATCAAGTGGCGACCATCTGTTACTTGGTACTGAAGGTGGTAATATTTATCTACTTGATGTCAAGACCTTCACAATGACtgacaatattatttatcaggacGTTGTAATGCAAAA CGTTCCGGAAGATTACAAAAAGAATCCTGGCGCAGTTGAAGCCATTGCCGAACAACCTGGACACCCAGACAGTATCTTGATTGGTTACAACCGAGGATTGATGGTACTGTGGAACAAAGCGACTCCAGGTGCTCAGCag ACATTCATCTCAGCGCAGCAGTTGGAGTCAGTTCACTGGGTATCTGAGAATAGATTCGTTTCATCTCACAATGATGGATCCTATGCATTTTGGAGCCCTGGAAGTGATGTTACTTCAGAGCCAACGACACTTTATGGTCCATTCCCGTGTAAAGCTGTTTCGAAAATTCTTGTCTATACCATGTCAGA CGatgatgaaattattttattctccgGCGGGATGCCACGTTCGAGTTTCGGAGATCGACACACCATAACGGCAATGACAAAAACCAAGCATGTCGTTTTCGACTTGACTTCCAAGGTAATCGACTTTTTTGTAGTGACACCCAAGGTTGATGAAGACAGCAAAGATTTGTCAAACTCTCCGGAAGCATTGATTATCCTGGCAGAAGAAGAAGTTATTGCTATTGATCTTACCGATCCTGATTGGAGGATGATGGCCTTGCCTTATCTCGTTTCTCTTCACGCCAGTGCT GTTACTTGCTCCCAACATGTACCCAACATTCCTTCTGAATTATGGGACTCAGTAATATCCGCTGGAAAATCACAGACGGAACATTTGTATTCAAACAAAGAATGGCCTATTGATGGTGGAATATTgctctgtaaaaaatcaccagatgacgataaaacaaaatcccgtgaatttttattgacCGGTCACGAAGACGGAACAATAAGATTTTGGGATGCTTCTGACGTAGCGCTCACTCCCTTATACAAATACAATTCATCGCTAATATTCACTGGTGAACATCTCGACGTACTCGAACAGTCTCAAGACGACGACGATGATGACGATTGGCCGCCTTTCAGAAAAGTCGGTACATTCGATCCTTATTCAGATGACCCACGTCTCgctgttaaaaaagtaatgCTTTGTCCATTATCATCAACGCTCATAGTTGCCGGTACCGCTGGTCATATTATCACTGCAAACATATCATCCGAACAAataagtaaagaaataaaagcTGTAACTATGAATATTGTTAATGATCGCGATGGTTTCGTATGGAAAGGACACGATCATTTACCAGTTAGAACAGAGTCTGTTTCATTTAGCGTTGGCTTTCAACCGCAGAGTTTAGTCCAACTTTATCCACCCGCACAGGTAACAGCACTGGCTATTCACACTGAGTGGGGACTTATTGCTGCCGGTACTGCCCACGGTCTCGCAGTATTTGATTACATAAGAGGTAAATCAGTTACCGTTAAATGTACACTAAATCCCAATGATTTATCTGGATCGGGTGACACTCCAATATCTCGAAGAAAatcattcaaaaaatcattaagAGAATCATTCAGGCGACTTAGGAAGGGTAGATCGCAACGACGACCAAATGCAAATACAAGTCCCACGCGAAATACCATaaccgttgaaaaaaagaaagaaatatcACCAGTGGCAGCATCACCAAGTGGAGATTTATCTCCAATAGATATAAAACCTGTTGAACGACAAGTAGAAGCTCGTCCAGTTGACGATGCCTTGGGTTCAATGGTCCGTAGTGTTTATTTTGCTCGTAGTTTTATAATCAGCATGCAAAATACAACACCAACTCTTTGGGCAGGTACTAACAACGGTACTGTGTACGTATTTACGTTGGGTATTCCAGCTGGCGCGAGGCGTAACGAAGACGACGTAAATTGCACGCTTGGTAAAGAGATACAATTGAAGCATCGCGCTCCCGTGATTGCAATAACAATACTTGATGGTTCAAATGTCCCATTGCCGGAACCATTTGAGGTGGAGAAGGGCGTGACTGCTGGACCGGACATGACCGCACCTCATCGAGTTGTCATTGCCAGTGAAGAACAGTTTAAGATATTCAATCTTCCATCGCTGAAACCTTTTTGCAAATACAAGCTCACTGCTCACGAAGGCTCGAGAGTACGCAAAACAGGTTTTGCCAAGTTCACGTGCCCTATTGAACCCGCGGGTGTACACGAAGAAACTTGTCTTCTTTGTCTTACTAATCTGGGTGATTGTCTTGTTCTTGGAATCCCGGAACTCAGAAGACAGATAAATGCTGCTGCAATTAAACGTGAAGATATAAATGGCATTTCGTCATTGACATTTACTAAGGCTGGAGAAGCATTATATCTTCATTCGAGCTCGGAATTACAGCGTATATCTGTGTCAGCGACTAAGGGAACGAGAGCACACTGTGCATTAAATTTACCACCAAATGCACGTTCAGTACCAGAACCACCGACACCCACTGAAGAAGTACAAGATGAGGTTACCGTTGAGTCGCCGCCTGAAAAAGAAACTGAGTCGCAGGATAACGAAAGCGCGCCAGCACCGCGGATTCTGGAAAATGGTGTTGGATCAA cacATAGCGGTGAAACGTCGAAAGATTCAACGCTGAGACCAGGAGCTAGCAGCAGTGACGTAAACGGTGAAGATGACCGCCAGGATCGCAGTTCAATTGGTGATATTACCATTGACAGTGTTAAAGATCATTTACT AAACGCCACCTCCTCTGAGGATCTTCATAACCGATTAGCCGGATTAAAAATGGAAGTTACGTCTCGTACATCTGAAATATCGACACAAAATCAATCGTTGGTTGTTAAAACAACAACGGTAATTTCACAGACTTCTAGCAACGGCACTGCCAATGGTGACGTAGAAACGACTGAAATGAATGAATCCCAACAAGTTAACA gcACTTCGATAGAACGAGAAATACGCAGTGGTACTGAAACAACAACAACGCATGCTACCATTACACTTCCACCAAATGTTGAG aTTAGCGCAGCAGATCTTGCTAATTTGGAAACCGTTCAAACGACAACAATAACAACCGAAAAGTCTAAAACACCAGTGACAAGATCTGAAGAAGTCagatcataa
- the LOC130672251 gene encoding lethal(2) giant larvae protein homolog 1-like isoform X4, protein MLKFIRGKGQQPTAERQKLQKDLFAFRKTVQHGFPNKPTALAWDPSLRLMIIGTASGAIKVFGRPGVEFYGQHSTESGEIAVTKIIPLPNEGRVVSLCDDNSLHLWEINENSLVETKSLSLEGKLKKISAMCLESSGDHLLLGTEGGNIYLLDVKTFTMTDNIIYQDVVMQNVPEDYKKNPGAVEAIAEQPGHPDSILIGYNRGLMVLWNKATPGAQQLMGLFSRAQTFISAQQLESVHWVSENRFVSSHNDGSYAFWSPGSDVTSEPTTLYGPFPCKAVSKILVYTMSDDDEIILFSGGMPRSSFGDRHTITAMTKTKHVVFDLTSKVIDFFVVTPKVDEDSKDLSNSPEALIILAEEEVIAIDLTDPDWRMMALPYLVSLHASAVTCSQHVPNIPSELWDSVISAGKSQTEHLYSNKEWPIDGGILLCKKSPDDDKTKSREFLLTGHEDGTIRFWDASDVALTPLYKYNSSLIFTGEHLDVLEQSQDDDDDDDWPPFRKVGTFDPYSDDPRLAVKKVMLCPLSSTLIVAGTAGHIITANISSEQISKEIKAVTMNIVNDRDGFVWKGHDHLPVRTESVSFSVGFQPQSLVQLYPPAQVTALAIHTEWGLIAAGTAHGLAVFDYIRGKSVTVKCTLNPNDLSGSGDTPISRRKSFKKSLRESFRRLRKGRSQRRPNANTSPTRNTITVEKKKEISPVAASPSGDLSPIDIKPVERQVEARPVDDALGSMVRSVYFARSFIISMQNTTPTLWAGTNNGTVYVFTLGIPAGARRNEDDVNCTLGKEIQLKHRAPVIAITILDGSNVPLPEPFEVEKGVTAGPDMTAPHRVVIASEEQFKIFNLPSLKPFCKYKLTAHEGSRVRKTGFAKFTCPIEPAGVHEETCLLCLTNLGDCLVLGIPELRRQINAAAIKREDINGISSLTFTKAGEALYLHSSSELQRISVSATKGTRAHCALNLPPNARSVPEPPTPTEEVQDEVTVESPPEKETESQDNESAPAPRILENGVGSTHSGETSKDSTLRPGASSSDVNGEDDRQDRSSIGDITIDSVKDHLLNSSLFRNATSSEDLHNRLAGLKMEVTSRTSEISTQNQSLVVKTTTVISQTSSNGTANGDVETTEMNESQQVNN, encoded by the exons actgTTCAGCATGGGTTTCCAAACAAGCCTACAGCCTTGGCTTGGGACCCGAGTCTCAGGCTGATGATCATCGGCACAGCATCTGGAGCTATCAAAGT ttTTGGAAGACCTGGTGTCGAATTTTATGGACAACATTCAACAGAAAGTGGCGAGATTGCTGTTACTAAGATTATTCCTTTGCCAAATGAG gGTCGAGTGGTATCTCTGTGCGATGACAATTCATTACATCTCTGggaaattaatgaaaattctcTTGTCGAGACCAAGTCACTATCGCTGGAGGGTAAATTGAAGAAGATATCTGCCATGTGTCTTGAATCAAGTGGCGACCATCTGTTACTTGGTACTGAAGGTGGTAATATTTATCTACTTGATGTCAAGACCTTCACAATGACtgacaatattatttatcaggacGTTGTAATGCAAAA CGTTCCGGAAGATTACAAAAAGAATCCTGGCGCAGTTGAAGCCATTGCCGAACAACCTGGACACCCAGACAGTATCTTGATTGGTTACAACCGAGGATTGATGGTACTGTGGAACAAAGCGACTCCAGGTGCTCAGCag CTGATGGGTTTGTTTTCCCGTGCACAGACATTCATCTCAGCGCAGCAGTTGGAGTCAGTTCACTGGGTATCTGAGAATAGATTCGTTTCATCTCACAATGATGGATCCTATGCATTTTGGAGCCCTGGAAGTGATGTTACTTCAGAGCCAACGACACTTTATGGTCCATTCCCGTGTAAAGCTGTTTCGAAAATTCTTGTCTATACCATGTCAGA CGatgatgaaattattttattctccgGCGGGATGCCACGTTCGAGTTTCGGAGATCGACACACCATAACGGCAATGACAAAAACCAAGCATGTCGTTTTCGACTTGACTTCCAAGGTAATCGACTTTTTTGTAGTGACACCCAAGGTTGATGAAGACAGCAAAGATTTGTCAAACTCTCCGGAAGCATTGATTATCCTGGCAGAAGAAGAAGTTATTGCTATTGATCTTACCGATCCTGATTGGAGGATGATGGCCTTGCCTTATCTCGTTTCTCTTCACGCCAGTGCT GTTACTTGCTCCCAACATGTACCCAACATTCCTTCTGAATTATGGGACTCAGTAATATCCGCTGGAAAATCACAGACGGAACATTTGTATTCAAACAAAGAATGGCCTATTGATGGTGGAATATTgctctgtaaaaaatcaccagatgacgataaaacaaaatcccgtgaatttttattgacCGGTCACGAAGACGGAACAATAAGATTTTGGGATGCTTCTGACGTAGCGCTCACTCCCTTATACAAATACAATTCATCGCTAATATTCACTGGTGAACATCTCGACGTACTCGAACAGTCTCAAGACGACGACGATGATGACGATTGGCCGCCTTTCAGAAAAGTCGGTACATTCGATCCTTATTCAGATGACCCACGTCTCgctgttaaaaaagtaatgCTTTGTCCATTATCATCAACGCTCATAGTTGCCGGTACCGCTGGTCATATTATCACTGCAAACATATCATCCGAACAAataagtaaagaaataaaagcTGTAACTATGAATATTGTTAATGATCGCGATGGTTTCGTATGGAAAGGACACGATCATTTACCAGTTAGAACAGAGTCTGTTTCATTTAGCGTTGGCTTTCAACCGCAGAGTTTAGTCCAACTTTATCCACCCGCACAGGTAACAGCACTGGCTATTCACACTGAGTGGGGACTTATTGCTGCCGGTACTGCCCACGGTCTCGCAGTATTTGATTACATAAGAGGTAAATCAGTTACCGTTAAATGTACACTAAATCCCAATGATTTATCTGGATCGGGTGACACTCCAATATCTCGAAGAAAatcattcaaaaaatcattaagAGAATCATTCAGGCGACTTAGGAAGGGTAGATCGCAACGACGACCAAATGCAAATACAAGTCCCACGCGAAATACCATaaccgttgaaaaaaagaaagaaatatcACCAGTGGCAGCATCACCAAGTGGAGATTTATCTCCAATAGATATAAAACCTGTTGAACGACAAGTAGAAGCTCGTCCAGTTGACGATGCCTTGGGTTCAATGGTCCGTAGTGTTTATTTTGCTCGTAGTTTTATAATCAGCATGCAAAATACAACACCAACTCTTTGGGCAGGTACTAACAACGGTACTGTGTACGTATTTACGTTGGGTATTCCAGCTGGCGCGAGGCGTAACGAAGACGACGTAAATTGCACGCTTGGTAAAGAGATACAATTGAAGCATCGCGCTCCCGTGATTGCAATAACAATACTTGATGGTTCAAATGTCCCATTGCCGGAACCATTTGAGGTGGAGAAGGGCGTGACTGCTGGACCGGACATGACCGCACCTCATCGAGTTGTCATTGCCAGTGAAGAACAGTTTAAGATATTCAATCTTCCATCGCTGAAACCTTTTTGCAAATACAAGCTCACTGCTCACGAAGGCTCGAGAGTACGCAAAACAGGTTTTGCCAAGTTCACGTGCCCTATTGAACCCGCGGGTGTACACGAAGAAACTTGTCTTCTTTGTCTTACTAATCTGGGTGATTGTCTTGTTCTTGGAATCCCGGAACTCAGAAGACAGATAAATGCTGCTGCAATTAAACGTGAAGATATAAATGGCATTTCGTCATTGACATTTACTAAGGCTGGAGAAGCATTATATCTTCATTCGAGCTCGGAATTACAGCGTATATCTGTGTCAGCGACTAAGGGAACGAGAGCACACTGTGCATTAAATTTACCACCAAATGCACGTTCAGTACCAGAACCACCGACACCCACTGAAGAAGTACAAGATGAGGTTACCGTTGAGTCGCCGCCTGAAAAAGAAACTGAGTCGCAGGATAACGAAAGCGCGCCAGCACCGCGGATTCTGGAAAATGGTGTTGGATCAA cacATAGCGGTGAAACGTCGAAAGATTCAACGCTGAGACCAGGAGCTAGCAGCAGTGACGTAAACGGTGAAGATGACCGCCAGGATCGCAGTTCAATTGGTGATATTACCATTGACAGTGTTAAAGATCATTTACT TAACAGTTCACTTTTCAGAAACGCCACCTCCTCTGAGGATCTTCATAACCGATTAGCCGGATTAAAAATGGAAGTTACGTCTCGTACATCTGAAATATCGACACAAAATCAATCGTTGGTTGTTAAAACAACAACGGTAATTTCACAGACTTCTAGCAACGGCACTGCCAATGGTGACGTAGAAACGACTGAAATGAATGAATCCCAACAAGTTAACA aTTAG